In Nostoc edaphicum CCNP1411, the sequence AAAACAAAGAAAGCACCAACAGTTAAAATAATGAGTGAAGTGCTAATCTGGATGATGTCATTAGCTCCAAAATTTAAAAAATCTTCTAACTGATTGATATCATCATTCAAAATTGACATCAAACGACCAGTGCTGCTTTCTTCAAAGTAAGCTGAATCTAATTCTTGGACATGATTGTAAGTATCTAAGCGTAAACTATGCTGGATATTTTGAGCTAGACTACGCCAAATTCTATCATAGGCGTATTGAGAAAGTGATTCAAATATCCAAATAATGACAGTGACAAAAGAAAGCAATAAAAATTGCGAAAATACATCTCTTATTCCCAACTTTGCAATTAGAGAATCTTGCTGCTTGACGAGAATATCTACCGCAGTACCAATCAACCACGGTGGTGCTAAGTCTAAAAGCGTATTGATGATCGAAAATGTTGTTGCTTGCCAAATTTGTTGGCGATATTGGCTGCCATAGTTGAGCAAGCGTTGTAAAGGATGGGCTGAATTACTACGATTTTTAGATACTTTAGGAGATTGTGATGTGATTGTCACGACTATTTGTTGTTTGTAGTTAGGTGAATGTGAGTTAAAATAATCTGCACTAGAAAATGTATTTTTAAGCAATGTCTTTAGTAGAAATCGAATCAGTCATTGCAGAAAATTTATAGGAAGAATTCAGAACTCAGGAGTCAGGAGTCAGAATTCAGTATGAATTCTGTACGACTGGGTAATGAATATTGGTTTAAAACCTGGCCCGCAAGTGGCGCGAAACCAGGATGAAATTTTTTTCACTCATTTAAAACTCTATCCCTTCATGGGTAGAGTATTCTGAATTCTGAATTCTGAATTCTGACTCCTTTTTATTATTTACTTTTCCCTTGCGTCCTATCGGTACACACATCGGCGTCTCTACTACTGGGTCAGGAATAATCCGACACTCCAACCCAAAAACCTCCTGAACCATTTCTTGAGTCATCACTAGCTTTGGTTCTCCAGCAGCAAAAATTCGACCATCTTTGACTGCAACTAAATAATCAGCATAACGACACGCCTGATTCAAATCATGTAGCACCATCACAATTGTCCGTCCCTGATTTTGGTTCAACTCATACAATAAATCCAAAATCTCTATCTGATGCGCCAAATCTAAAAAAGTAGTTGGTTCATCTAAAAGTAAAATATCTGTATCTTGCGCCAATGCCATTGCAATCCAAGCTCTTTGTCGTTGTCCACCAGACAAAGTATCTAATGCTCTATCTGCTAATTTCAACAAATCTGTAATTTCTAGTGCTTGCTGCACGATTTTTTCATCTTTTTCCGACCACTGCTGCAACCAATTTTGATAAGGATAACGTCCTTGTGCTACCAAATCTCGCACTGTTAAACCTTCCGGTGCTACTGGCCCTTGGGGCAAAATACCTAACTGCTGTGCTACTTCTTTGGTGGAAAGATTAAAAATAGATGTTCCATCAAGATAGACCGTACCGCCACAGGGTTTAAGTAATCTTGCCAGACCTCGTAATAATGTTGATTTACCACAACCATTAGCACCAACTAAAGCACTAATTTGTCCGGTGGGGATTGTTAAATTTAGGTCACGGATAATCAGCGCACCATCGTAAGCTAAAGACAGACTTTTGGTTGAGAGTCCTTTCATAAGTGAAACCATTTTAGATTTATCATTTATCATTTGTCATTTGTCATTTGTTTTTATTTGCGTCCCCCATCTCCTCATCTCTCGGTTGGTGAGCAAAGTTAAACCACATCTCCTCCAATCCCCAGCTTCTTATTTTTTGCGGTTACGAATTAATAAATAAAGAAAATAAGGAGCACCAATAGCAGCAGTTACGACGCCACAAGGAAATTCGATAGGTGCAAACAGGGTTCTTCCTAGCAAGTCTGCCATTACAACAATCACTCCTCCCAAGAGTGCGGAAGTAGGAATCAAGCCTTCATGGGTTCCACCTACCAACTGTCGTCCTAAATGAGGTGCGATTAAACCAATAAAACCAATATTTCCGGCGGTGGCGACTCCTGCACCGGCTAAGGCTACACCCACCAGCACGAGTAAACCACGCTGCCATTCCACTTGACTACCTAAACTTTTGGCGACATCATCTCCTAAATTTAAAGCGTTCAAATGTCTTGTTAGTGTCAAAGCCATTGGGACAAAAACAATTAACCAAGGTAACAGAGAAAAGACTTGCTCCCAAGTCCGACCGTAGACGCTCCCAGCTAACCAAACCAAAGCATTACTAACGTCATTGATTTCGCCAAAGGTAATCATTAAGCTGGTTATGGCACTGGCGATCGCAGATAAACCAACACCCATTAAAATTAATAGAATCGGAGAACTACCGTTATTCCAAGCCAGGGAGTAAATTAAAATCGCCATCAGCAATGCACCAGCAAAAGCCGACAAAGGCAAGGTGTAAATTGGTGCTGATGGGAATAGTATAATTACTGTAACCGCCGCCAGACTCGCCCCAGCATTGATGCCGATAATACCTGGGTCAGCCAATGGATTGCGTGTCAGTCCTTGGAAGATAGTGCCAGAAATTGCCAACGCCATTCCCACCATAAAAGCTACAAGGGTGCGGGGTAGACGTAGACTCTGAATCACGAACTGATGGTCTGGGTTTCCTGTATCTAAACCTAATATAGTTTTCACGATATCTAAAGGCGAGATTGGATATTCCCCACGCCCGACATTCATTACCATCGCTACTGCGATCGCTACTGCCAAACATAGCAATATGATTGGTACACGTCGGTCAATTCGGAAAGATATCGCTTGGGAACGAATGACTAGCCAATCAAAACTCATTTTTTCACCTTCGACTTAGCCAGGTAGACAAAAAAAGGAGCGCCAACTATTGCTGTCATTACACCTACAGGTAACTCCTGTGGTTTGAGCAATACACGGGCGGCAATATCTGCGATCAAGAGTAAAATAGCACCCAAAACTGCACAATAAGGTAATATCCAACGATAATCGGCTTTAATATAAAATCTCACTATATGGGGAACGACTAAACCAATGAAGCCGATTGGCCCTGCAAGAGCGACGGAACTTCCTGCTAGTAAAACTACGCTGATAGCGGTAAATATTTTGATCCAAGCTGTCTGCTGACCCAAACCTTTGGCGACATCTTCACCTAAACTCATAGTGGTAATTTGTCTGCCGAGGGCAAAAGCTACTACTAATCCGATGCCGACGAAAGGCAGTAGTTGTAAGAATAAATTAAAATCTCGACCAGATAATGAACCAGCTAACCAAAATCTAACTTGTTCAAGTGTTTGTTGACTGACAATGAGGATACCGGTGGTGAAGGAAGAAATCAGAGCAGTTAACGCCGCTCCTGCTACTGTCAGATTCAGTGGGGTGGCTCCTCCTCGTCCCAGAGAGCCAAGGATGTAAACTAACACCGCTATTACTCCCGCACCCAGAAATGCCGCAAGAGCATAAACATTTAGGGATGAGCTACCAAAAATAAAAGTTGCGACAACGACAAAAAGAGCGGCTCCCGATTCAATACCCAAAATGCCTGGATCTGCTAAGGGGTTTCGCGTTAAACCCTGCATCAATGCTCCCGATACAGCCAGAGATGAACCAACAAGGATAGCAATTAGCGATCGCGGTAATCTCACAGTCTGAATAACTAAGTGATCATAGGAACCATCAAAGGCTAGAAAAGATGTCAAAATCTTACCTAGAGGTATTTCTGCTGCACCTAGCGTCACACTGTACACCAAGCAAATTAGTAGCATACATAGTCCCAAAATCAGACCAAAGAAGGCTGTAATGGGTGGCTTTTTCAATTCTCTAGGTGAGAGTGTAGTTGCTTTTATCATTTGATCCTGCCGTCATTTGAAACTATTACGCTCTGCTTGGCTAGTTATTTTTCAATAGATAATATCAATATTTAACAGCATTTTAATCATAGAATTGATAATCTTTCTTGATAAATATATAGATTACATGATTATGTAGCCTTTTTCCATTTTTTAAACGGAATAAGGGATGTCATTACAGTTTTGATATATTTTCTCAATAAAGTGATATTGTGAGATCGGCTTAAATCTGCTTTGTCAAAGTTACTTGCGTGCCAAGAGGAGACTGGGCACTGGGAAGCAAAGGAGAATAATTAATGCCCAATGCCCAATGCCCCATGCCCAATTCCCAATAAGCAGTTTCAGTCACCAGTCGTTACATCTGTAAATGGTGGTGTTAATGAGGATTGATACTTTACTCAGAGTTTACAAAAGAAAATCAATACGCGTTTTACCCTTTATACTCAGCTTAATACTGGTTTTGTTTGTCGGAAGCCGCGCTGTAGCTGTACCAACAAAATCAACAGAGATATTATGGGATACATACGGTGTACCGCATATTTACGGTAAAGATGACCAGAGTGCATTTTATGCCTTTGGTTGGGCACAAATGCAAAGTCATGGAGATTTACTTTTGCGTCTCTATGGTCAAGCACGAGGACGCGCGGCGGAATATTGGGGAGAGGAATACCTCGAATCAGATCGTTGGGTACAAACTGCGGGAGTACCAGAACGCGCTCGTTCTTGGTACAAGGCACAAAGTCCAGCTTTTCGTAGTTATCTCGATGCTTTTGCTACTGGGATCAATGCTTATGCAAAACAAAATCCTAACTTAATTGATGATCAAGTTGAGTTGGTGTTACCAGTCAAGGCAGAAGATGTCATGGCTCACTTACATCGGGTACTCAATTTCACCTTTGTGGTCAATCCGGAGCAAGTATTAGGTCTGAGCAAAGAAAAGTTGCAAGCAGGATCTAATGGTTGGGCGATCGCACCAAGTCATTCTGTCGATGGGAATGCTATGTTGCTAGCGAACCCACACCTACCTTGGTCAGATTTATTTTTATGGTACGAAGCCCAAATCACCGCCCCAGGAATAGATGCTTATGGAGCCACACTTGTAGGTATTCCCGTATTAGCGATCGCATTCAACAACAACTTGGGTTGGACTCACACTGTTAATACCTATGATGGTTGGGATATTTATGAACTCACACTGGCCGGTAATGGGTACCGGTTTGATGACAAAGTTCGTAACTTTCAGACGAAAACCCTTTCCTTGAAGGTGAAGCAGAAAGATGGCTCCTTACAAGAGCAACCATTAGTAGTGAAAAGTTCTGTCCACGGGCCTGTAGTAGCCGAGAAAAATGGTAAAGCCGTAGCGCTAAGAGTTGCAGGTCTTGATCGACCAGGTGTACTCCAGCAGTGGTGGGATATGGCACGAGCAAAAAACCTTAACCAGTTTGAAAAAACGCTCCAGCGCTTGCAATTGCCAATGTTTACGGTGATGTATGCGGATCGAGAAGGGCATATTATGCACCTATTCAACGGTCAAGTTCCCGTGCGTTCTAGTGGTGATTTTGAATACTGGGAAGGCATAATCCCAGGAAATACATCTAAAACCTTGTGGACAAAAATTCATCCTTACAAAGATTTACCGCGCATAGTTGATCCGAAGAGTGGCTGGTTGCAAAATACAAACGATCCACCTTGGACAACTACATTTCCAACCGCCATTAAAGCAGATAATTACCCGCCTTACATGGCACCTCGTTTCATGGGTTTCCGCTCCCAACGTTCTGTAAGGATGTTGGCTGAGGATGACAAAATCTCTTTTGATGAAATGGTTGCATACAAGCACTCTACCCGTATGGAACTAGCTGATCGGATTTTGGATGATTTAATTCCGGCTGCACGCAAGTACGGTCAGGACTTAGGGCAAAAAGCAGCGAATGTCTTAGAAGCCTGGGATCGCCAAGCTGATGCAGATAGTCGCGGGGCCGTATTATTTGCTTTTTGGGTACACCAGATGGACTTAGATAAGACATTTAGTAAACCCTGGAATGAAAATTCTCCACGCACCACACCCGATGGTTTAGCTAATCCTGAAAGTGCAGTTGCAACTCTGCAAGCAGCCGCAGCAGAGGTAGAAAAGACTTATGGGGCAATTGATGTACCGTGGGGCCAGGTTTTTCGGCTACGGTTGGGTGATGTGGATTTGCCTGGTAATGGTGGGGATGATAGCCTGGGAATTTTTCGGGTACTGAATTCTGCTCCTGGAGCAAACGGTCAGTTCCAAGCATTTGGAGGTGATTCCTATGTGGCTGCAATTGAATTTTCTAACCCTGTACGGGCAATGGCACTCACCAGCTATGGTAATGCAACTCAACCCGGATCGCCCCACATTAGCGACCAGTTACAGATGTTCGCTAACAAAAAGTTGCGGACTGTGTGGCGCGATCGCTCAGATATTCTTGCCCATCTAGAAGAACGTAAAATATTCTGAGGTGAATGGCACGAAGATAAGCCCAAAATCCTGTGTTGCCTCTGCTCAAGCCACTAGAGGCGGAGCCTCTCAGGATCGGTTCCCAGCCTCCAGGCTGGGAACCAGCCAGGGCAAAGGCTGGTGCTAATTACGATTAAACAACTACAAAATTGTTTTTGCTTAATGACAATCCGGCAGATAATTGTGCAAATTTTACCTGAGCAAATCCACCCGCACTACCATCTTGGTCAAAGTACAGTGCACCTGTAATATTGTCATAGATAAATCGTTGATTGCTTGTCGTTGCAGACGTTCCAAGGGTAAACTGACTAGCCGAAAGTGAAGGTATTGATAACCCACCACCAAAACCAGTAGCCGATA encodes:
- a CDS encoding acylase — its product is MRIDTLLRVYKRKSIRVLPFILSLILVLFVGSRAVAVPTKSTEILWDTYGVPHIYGKDDQSAFYAFGWAQMQSHGDLLLRLYGQARGRAAEYWGEEYLESDRWVQTAGVPERARSWYKAQSPAFRSYLDAFATGINAYAKQNPNLIDDQVELVLPVKAEDVMAHLHRVLNFTFVVNPEQVLGLSKEKLQAGSNGWAIAPSHSVDGNAMLLANPHLPWSDLFLWYEAQITAPGIDAYGATLVGIPVLAIAFNNNLGWTHTVNTYDGWDIYELTLAGNGYRFDDKVRNFQTKTLSLKVKQKDGSLQEQPLVVKSSVHGPVVAEKNGKAVALRVAGLDRPGVLQQWWDMARAKNLNQFEKTLQRLQLPMFTVMYADREGHIMHLFNGQVPVRSSGDFEYWEGIIPGNTSKTLWTKIHPYKDLPRIVDPKSGWLQNTNDPPWTTTFPTAIKADNYPPYMAPRFMGFRSQRSVRMLAEDDKISFDEMVAYKHSTRMELADRILDDLIPAARKYGQDLGQKAANVLEAWDRQADADSRGAVLFAFWVHQMDLDKTFSKPWNENSPRTTPDGLANPESAVATLQAAAAEVEKTYGAIDVPWGQVFRLRLGDVDLPGNGGDDSLGIFRVLNSAPGANGQFQAFGGDSYVAAIEFSNPVRAMALTSYGNATQPGSPHISDQLQMFANKKLRTVWRDRSDILAHLEERKIF
- a CDS encoding ABC transporter ATP-binding protein — translated: MKGLSTKSLSLAYDGALIIRDLNLTIPTGQISALVGANGCGKSTLLRGLARLLKPCGGTVYLDGTSIFNLSTKEVAQQLGILPQGPVAPEGLTVRDLVAQGRYPYQNWLQQWSEKDEKIVQQALEITDLLKLADRALDTLSGGQRQRAWIAMALAQDTDILLLDEPTTFLDLAHQIEILDLLYELNQNQGRTIVMVLHDLNQACRYADYLVAVKDGRIFAAGEPKLVMTQEMVQEVFGLECRIIPDPVVETPMCVPIGRKGKVNNKKESEFRIQNSEYSTHEGIEF
- a CDS encoding FecCD family ABC transporter permease, which codes for MSFDWLVIRSQAISFRIDRRVPIILLCLAVAIAVAMVMNVGRGEYPISPLDIVKTILGLDTGNPDHQFVIQSLRLPRTLVAFMVGMALAISGTIFQGLTRNPLADPGIIGINAGASLAAVTVIILFPSAPIYTLPLSAFAGALLMAILIYSLAWNNGSSPILLILMGVGLSAIASAITSLMITFGEINDVSNALVWLAGSVYGRTWEQVFSLLPWLIVFVPMALTLTRHLNALNLGDDVAKSLGSQVEWQRGLLVLVGVALAGAGVATAGNIGFIGLIAPHLGRQLVGGTHEGLIPTSALLGGVIVVMADLLGRTLFAPIEFPCGVVTAAIGAPYFLYLLIRNRKK
- a CDS encoding FecCD family ABC transporter permease, which produces MIKATTLSPRELKKPPITAFFGLILGLCMLLICLVYSVTLGAAEIPLGKILTSFLAFDGSYDHLVIQTVRLPRSLIAILVGSSLAVSGALMQGLTRNPLADPGILGIESGAALFVVVATFIFGSSSLNVYALAAFLGAGVIAVLVYILGSLGRGGATPLNLTVAGAALTALISSFTTGILIVSQQTLEQVRFWLAGSLSGRDFNLFLQLLPFVGIGLVVAFALGRQITTMSLGEDVAKGLGQQTAWIKIFTAISVVLLAGSSVALAGPIGFIGLVVPHIVRFYIKADYRWILPYCAVLGAILLLIADIAARVLLKPQELPVGVMTAIVGAPFFVYLAKSKVKK